The window CAAAGAGTAGGAGCTCGTTCGACAAAACTTTTCTAGATGCAGATTGCTGCTGTCAATATTGGAGACATCGGGCTCCTAAAGAATATACAATTTGTCTCCGACCAAGTGAGTTGCTCTCACGGAACTATTCATATCAGTCGTGTTAAATAAAGTAATAGGACAGATGGCGGACGTCGAGTAAGTGTTGTTGTGAATGATGCTCGCGAAAATCCCCATGTCCTGGGTGACCCACATTCAATAGGTGCGCACAATCTATGGAATTTCGATATTTCGGGCTGCGAGTGTTCCCTCTATTCCACATTAACCTTGCGGAATAAGTGCTCGCCCGGTCCAGTGGCAAGTCCTcaaatgaaaaatggaaaagtcgACGAAAGTAGCCAATCTGCTGAGAATTCAGAATTCATTGATGAATACCCATGCGCTTGGCTTGGACCGGTGCACGCGCTCCTACTCGCAAGAATCTTGACACACGAACAAGTATCCGATTCTTGGTAGATAGTGGTTGGTTTGGGTGTGAATCACAATACGAGGGCTTTGCCAGTTGGTTGTGGCGTGAATGCTATGCGCGAGCGCTCGCACCAgctagaagggggggggggggggggaggccaTCACGAGAGAATTTCTTCGCGCATCAGTTCCATCAATCAGCTGTCGCACGGCCGCAGTTCGTTTTCGCTTCATTTGGTCGTGTGGGGCTtcttattctttgattttagaGTGCTGTTCCTGCTATGCACGCAATCAATTCTCCCAGGTTCAAGTGCAAGCGGAACATTTACCACTAAATTAGGGGATATTTCTGTGGTTTATTGCCAGAAATGGcctctttgtaagatttctacGAAGTGAGTAGCATGGCTTAAGCCTCATGTAGTCGGGTTTTGCAGGCCTACCGTATTCTGTTCACCGCTCGCTCCCACCCTGACAGCGGAACAATTGCCGTGAAAACCAACGTGAGAGTTGCCGTGAACGATGATCCGCTGCTGCTGTCGAGTAAGGGGGTTTGACAGCTGACTGCCGTGTGCATTGTGTTGTTTGTATTTTCAACATgtttttttcctccaaaatgactTGTGTGGTGAATTCACTTCTATGCGTGTATAGTACTTggcattaatgaaaacaacaacaatttgGAATTAGTTCTtttggaaaattaaatatttctttttcccccAGTTTTAGAAAACGCCGCGCTCACGTTTAATCACGGTATCAACCACCAAACATTCTTTACAAAATGATAAAAACCGTGATTTGAGTGGAATCGCAGAGTATCCTTAGAGACTAGATTTACCCCCCAGTGCACCCGATTGAGTTGGCAGAACTTTGTGTGAAAACAGAAGGGTACAAGTTTTGACACAAAGAGCACCACGCTGCGACCAGCTGGGCCTGAAGACCCGCTTTTGAGTCAAACATAGCAAAAGGCATGGCAGCAGCAGCTATCACATCTACTTCTTCGTCTTCGATTCAAAACGTGGCTGGTGGTAACAATTCCGTCTCAAATTCTTCATTAGTAAACCTCGGATCAACATCTATTTCCTCCTCTAATGCTGGTAGTGAATCGGCTGTAATCAGCTCCACATCCGCATCCTCTGTAATTTCATCCTCTTCGAATTCCTCTCGCTCTAGACGAAGCAGCAAGCTGTCCCAATCGAACTATAGTGACTCCAAGTCAATGTATTCATCAGTCAATAATAGTTCGTTCGCATCCTCTAAATCCTCCAGCAACCAAGGCAATACAGACTCTCATTCAAAATCAAAGATCGGACAGCGTAAATGGAAGGACGACAGTGTCGGTAACAGCAGTGGAACCAAATCAAGAAGCTTCAAGTGGAAATTGAATTCCGATCACCATACAACTGCCCCTGATGACGAACCAGGATCATCCAACAAAAGTGATGTAGATCGCCGAAAGTGGAAGGATATGGACAAGACTAAAGCTTTGAATACCGTGGCAAGCTTACAGAAAATGAAGGGTCTCAAATGGACGGCATTCTCTGAGTCAATGGGTGAAAGTGACGAGGATGACATTGCTGAACggacaaagaaaaaagaaacaagcgAACGAAACAAAGTCCACTTATATAAACTAAAGGGTCTAAGATGGAAGTCCTTCGCAGCCGATACAAACTCCGTGCTCGCTGCCAGCAGTGATGATGGTGAAACATCACACCAACGGAAGAACCGTGACAAAGGGACGGTATTAAGACTGGATCGATCTGATATGGATTTATATGGATTGTGCCCTGAAACTGATCCCTTCTACGCTGTTATCTGTGATATATGCAATGCAGTGGTTAAACCGCAAGGACTTCACAAACACATGCTACATCGGCACCATGGTAGTCATAGTAATAGTCATCATAGCCAACACCACCTACATCATCATCGACATGTTTTGCCCAATTACATGTCGAACACTACATCAGGCGATCGACAGGTCACCGACCACCATGCCTCGTCATCAACTCATGTCACAACATCATCTATAGCATCCCAAGCGTCATCCGAACGGGGCACTGAGAAATCTACATCAAAATCTATGCCAGGAGAAGCTTCACCTTCACTAACGCAATCACACCAAACCTCATCATCATCTCGCGCTGCCAGCAGCAGTGCAGTGCATTCCTCGCCTACGAgttcaaaaaataaaagtaaatcaACTGGTAAAACCAAGTCGAAAAGTTCCAAAAACGGCAACAATGCGTCTGGCCATTCCTCATCCACAACCCAATCTCCATCCCCGTCTTCTGCGTCATCGTCGTCGACAAATTTTTCAACAAGTGGGTCCCGTAGTGGGGCCTCCTCCACTGCGACACAGAATGGTATTGCGATGTCGAGCCCAACGACCGTTGCCGTCAGTTCAACGAGCGCTCACCAGCCTCGGTCGAACCTCTCCACAGGACAACAGGTAAGAAACTCGTCGATGGGTGTATTTCTCTCCCTCTGTCTCTTTCTAATCCTACAGGCTACCATTTTTTTCCTATTACAGTCGAACCAGAAACAATTAAGAACAGGCACGAATTTATATTCTATCGCATCAGGACAACACTTCCAAAGTTCTGGCAAGAGTATTTCCTCAAAGTCTGCCAGTTCAAAGCACATCGGCAGCGGTACCGGGGAATTCAATAATACAGACAACCCCTCTCTCAATACCGCAACCTCATCAAATTCTAATTCATCTGTGTCATCTGCTTGTTCTAGTAACTCATTAACGGGCTCAGTTACTCCTCGCAGGACATATGGTCGGTGTAAAAGCTCATCATCGTCTACCGAACGTAGAACGGTTCCTATTAAGGAGCGTGAATATGATGCGAATAAACATTGCGGAGTTATTTCTGGTGATTCGACTAGACCATGCACCCGATCCCTTACTTGTAAAGCTCACTCTCTTTCAATGCGACGCATGGTCTCTGGTCGTAGTAAATCGTTTGACAAATTACTAGCTGATCATAGAGCTACGAAAGAACTCCCACTTGCGACGAAATCAAGGGTACGAATATTTCTAGCCACCTTTTTTTCCATTCAGTACAAATTCCTAACCTTATAGGCTATGCCGGAGCTGGAATCGTCGAATTCGTCCTCCAGCATGGACCTAGATCGTCGCAGTGTCAGCTCGAATTCGAATCTATCTGTCGAAGTGCAAGTATCTTCGACGGCCTCTTCTCAGTCATCAGTTACAGCAACTGGTGCAGTTGAAAGTACTGGCGTTAACAGTAAACAGTCAACTCCACCTCCCACAGCAACTACCTCAGCGATTTCGAAGTCAAATAATCAGCCGTGTCCCTCTTCATCGAGAACAACCAGTCCTTCCTTAGCTGCATCCTATAACAGCAACAGACTAGCTGCCACACCTATGCCAGTTGACGAAACTACTGACCTTCCTACCACGGAGACGGTAGAAACAATTTGTATGGGCGAGAACGACAAtacaattcagataaatattaaTCGAGACGGTACCACGCAATCCATAGCTAGCGTGAATCGTCGAGGAACCCAAACAACTACGAGTGAATTGCGACGGCGTAGTAGTGATGAACCACATCGGGCCCGTGTAACTGCACGGGTGATTGACACCAGTCGGGCCAACGTGCCGCCTGAACTGCTGGATGATAGTAAGTTTGCCACAAACATATTCAGCCCGGAATCAACTGTTCTAAGTGGACCGATTCGCTTGCTTGATGA of the Hermetia illucens chromosome 7, iHerIll2.2.curated.20191125, whole genome shotgun sequence genome contains:
- the LOC119661040 gene encoding platelet binding protein GspB-like isoform X2; protein product: MAAAAITSTSSSSIQNVAGGNNSVSNSSLVNLGSTSISSSNAGSESAVISSTSASSVISSSSNSSRSRRSSKLSQSNYSDSKSMYSSVNNSSFASSKSSSNQGNTDSHSKSKIGQRKWKDDSVGNSSGTKSRSFKWKLNSDHHTTAPDDEPGSSNKSDVDRRKWKDMDKTKALNTVASLQKMKGLKWTAFSESMGESDEDDIAERTKKKETSERNKVHLYKLKGLRWKSFAADTNSVLAASSDDGETSHQRKNRDKGTVLRLDRSDMDLYGLCPETDPFYAVICDICNAVVKPQGLHKHMLHRHHGSHSNSHHSQHHLHHHRHVLPNYMSNTTSGDRQVTDHHASSSTHVTTSSIASQASSERGTEKSTSKSMPGEASPSLTQSHQTSSSSRAASSSAVHSSPTSSKNKSKSTGKTKSKSSKNGNNASGHSSSTTQSPSPSSASSSSTNFSTSGSRSGASSTATQNGIAMSSPTTVAVSSTSAHQPRSNLSTGQQSNQKQLRTGTNLYSIASGQHFQSSGKSISSKSASSKHIGSGTGEFNNTDNPSLNTATSSNSNSSVSSACSSNSLTGSVTPRRTYGRCKSSSSSTERRTVPIKEREYDANKHCGVISGDSTRPCTRSLTCKAHSLSMRRMVSGRSKSFDKLLADHRATKELPLATKSRAMPELESSNSSSSMDLDRRSVSSNSNLSVEVQVSSTASSQSSVTATGAVESTGVNSKQSTPPPTATTSAISKSNNQPCPSSSRTTSPSLAASYNSNRLAATPMPVDETTDLPTTETVETICMGENDNTIQININRDGTTQSIASVNRRGTQTTTSELRRRSSDEPHRARVTARVIDTSRANVPPELLDDSKFATNIFSPESTVLSGPIRLLDESESAKSSRIEPEADVDMSDMSEERKLQLMVQRKVSKKNKILFRDPNRPSPSAITIPPAAEIVAQAFAEENPTATLTDAQFVMDPETNVVSVSVCGTFNPDNIQFNWAPFNQEFIESTLSQALSPYGITVTSNSSQHPTEQVYGNPSLMPNAEEEGFQIHHLPPLTEEQYNQMRPEFINGMPKPSLLGCPGIKSEIKEEAEDLENSPHQPILPLIKQEGIKDEIKLEIKEEPMEDDNLDDDINQSDVLNVSQSTLRSTTAESVTDTSTVDESIMEEWMGSTSNLPDPTKAFKIVPEIMSQSPEPMSLDLDGSYDGDIEFLQPIASSLSKTSTECLTSINEKENSNCSNEERMRYFTVDDEIYRNENNGSAPNWYYGRLPKPYYVNTFGLVKLRGGTNFRKSILCTRRANSSIHAYQTLFQGGHATFFRRDNCSTLGSKHCTVDSNGAISLSANSSFDASKNMNSNSPGSMRSGCMSTVATSGNAIKGVKQTRRQNSANSPSSQVLKRQPPNFISSASTQTPPSSPFYKRYQSVGSTSKVRLQKRSIIMHFRGNGGGPQHLSKTCAILQSQIVHKLAEQLLGFKKSPKNTDESQSSSVGNYAKGAATKQDHMGINNCKLSSSSSSVSTLMYKSSNSDGHSSLPSSLPADSSPTPTSSPISQSTNTTANPMKIFRSSTTTGGSTNSAHSNSNNVKGTQHLRR
- the LOC119661040 gene encoding platelet binding protein GspB-like isoform X1, with translation MAAAAITSTSSSSIQNVAGGNNSVSNSSLVNLGSTSISSSNAGSESAVISSTSASSVISSSSNSSRSRRSSKLSQSNYSDSKSMYSSVNNSSFASSKSSSNQGNTDSHSKSKIGQRKWKDDSVGNSSGTKSRSFKWKLNSDHHTTAPDDEPGSSNKSDVDRRKWKDMDKTKALNTVASLQKMKGLKWTAFSESMGESDEDDIAERTKKKETSERNKVHLYKLKGLRWKSFAADTNSVLAASSDDGETSHQRKNRDKGTVLRLDRSDMDLYGLCPETDPFYAVICDICNAVVKPQGLHKHMLHRHHGSHSNSHHSQHHLHHHRHVLPNYMSNTTSGDRQVTDHHASSSTHVTTSSIASQASSERGTEKSTSKSMPGEASPSLTQSHQTSSSSRAASSSAVHSSPTSSKNKSKSTGKTKSKSSKNGNNASGHSSSTTQSPSPSSASSSSTNFSTSGSRSGASSTATQNGIAMSSPTTVAVSSTSAHQPRSNLSTGQQSNQKQLRTGTNLYSIASGQHFQSSGKSISSKSASSKHIGSGTGEFNNTDNPSLNTATSSNSNSSVSSACSSNSLTGSVTPRRTYGRCKSSSSSTERRTVPIKEREYDANKHCGVISGDSTRPCTRSLTCKAHSLSMRRMVSGRSKSFDKLLADHRATKELPLATKSRAMPELESSNSSSSMDLDRRSVSSNSNLSVEVQVSSTASSQSSVTATGAVESTGVNSKQSTPPPTATTSAISKSNNQPCPSSSRTTSPSLAASYNSNRLAATPMPVDETTDLPTTETVETICMGENDNTIQININRDGTTQSIASVNRRGTQTTTSELRRRSSDEPHRARVTARVIDTSRANVPPELLDDSKFATNIFSPESTVLSGPIRLLDESESAKSSRIEPEADVDMSDMSEERKLQLMVQRKVSKKNKILFRDPNRPSPSAITIPPAAEIVAQAFAEENPTATLTDAQFVMDPETNVVSVSVCGTFNPDNIQFNWAPFNQEFIESTLSQALSPYGITVTSNSSQHPTEQVYGNPSLMPNAEEEGFQIHHLPPLTEEQYNQMRPEFINGMPKPSLLGCPGIKSEIKEEAEDLENSPHQPILPLIKQEGIKDEIKLEIKEEPMEDDNLDDDINQSDVLNVSQSTLRSTTAESVTDTSTVDESIMEEWMGSTSNLPDPTKAFKIVPEIMSQSPEPMSLDLDGSYDGDIEFLQPIASSLSKTSTECLTSINEKENSNCSNEERMRYFTVDDEIYRNENNGSAPNWYYGRLPKPYYVNTFGLVKLRGGTNFRKSILCTRRANSSIHAYQTLFQGGHATFFRRDNCSTLGSKHCTVDSNGAISLSANSSFDASKNMNSNSPGSMRSGCMSTVATSGNAIKGVKQTRRQNSANSPSSQVLKRQPPNFISSASTQTPPSSPFYKRYQSVGSTSKVRLQKRSIIMHFRGNGGGPQHLSKTCAILQSQIVHKLAEQLLGFKKSPKNTDESQSSSVGNYAKGAATKQDHMGINNCKLSSSSSSVSTLMYKSSNSDGHSSLPSSLPADSSPTPTSSPISQSTNTTANPMKIFRSSTTTGGSTNSAHSNSNNVKGSTANTSGLRTHITSNNSIAQRYTASPTVTQLVTQSAAQETATTTSSVPNNCMPMAFNSNHIASLQPRGRNAGAVVGTTLYRQGFLSPSSPSRILNGNGQGSGSSIRSNSTANNGTTINSGSTKNNKI
- the LOC119661040 gene encoding platelet binding protein GspB-like isoform X3, with the translated sequence MAAAAITSTSSSSIQNVAGGNNSVSNSSLVNLGSTSISSSNAGSESAVISSTSASSVISSSSNSSRSRRSSKLSQSNYSDSKSMYSSVNNSSFASSKSSSNQGNTDSHSKSKIGQRKWKDDSVGNSSGTKSRSFKWKLNSDHHTTAPDDEPGSSNKSDVDRRKWKDMDKTKALNTVASLQKMKGLKWTAFSESMGESDEDDIAERTKKKETSERNKVHLYKLKGLRWKSFAADTNSVLAASSDDGETSHQRKNRDKGTVLRLDRSDMDLYGLCPETDPFYAVICDICNAVVKPQGLHKHMLHRHHGSHSNSHHSQHHLHHHRHVLPNYMSNTTSGDRQVTDHHASSSTHVTTSSIASQASSERGTEKSTSKSMPGEASPSLTQSHQTSSSSRAASSSAVHSSPTSSKNKSKSTGKTKSKSSKNGNNASGHSSSTTQSPSPSSASSSSTNFSTSGSRSGASSTATQNGIAMSSPTTVAVSSTSAHQPRSNLSTGQQSNQKQLRTGTNLYSIASGQHFQSSGKSISSKSASSKHIGSGTGEFNNTDNPSLNTATSSNSNSSVSSACSSNSLTGSVTPRRTYGRCKSSSSSTERRTVPIKEREYDANKHCGVISGDSTRPCTRSLTCKAHSLSMRRMVSGRSKSFDKLLADHRATKELPLATKSRAMPELESSNSSSSMDLDRRSVSSNSNLSVEVQVSSTASSQSSVTATGAVESTGVNSKQSTPPPTATTSAISKSNNQPCPSSSRTTSPSLAASYNSNRLAATPMPVDETTDLPTTETVETICMGENDNTIQININRDGTTQSIASVNRRGTQTTTSELRRRSSDEPHRARVTARVIDTSRANVPPELLDDSKFATNIFSPESTVLSGPIRLLDESESAKSSRIEPEADVDMSDMSEERKLQLMVQRKVSKKNKILFRDPNRPSPSAITIPPAAEIVAQAFAEENPTATLTDAQFVMDPETNVVSVSVCGTFNPDNIQFNWAPFNQEFIESTLSQALSPYGITVTSNSSQHPTEQVYGNPSLMPNAEEEGFQIHHLPPLTEEQYNQMRPEFINGMPKPSLLGCPGIKSEIKEEAEDLENSPHQPILPLIKQEGIKDEIKLEIKEEPMEDDNLDDDINQSDVLNVSQSTLRSTTAESVTDTSTVDESIMEEWMGSTSNLPDPTKAFKIVPEIMSQSPEPMSLDLDGSYDGDIEFLQPIASSLSKTSTECLTSINEKENSNCSNEERMRYFTVDDEIYRNENNGSAPNWYYGRLPKPYYVNTFGLVKLRGGTNFRKSILCTRRANSSIHAYQTLFQGGHATFFRRDNCSTLGSKHCTVDSNGAISLSANSSFDASKNMNSNSPGSMRSGCMSTVATSGNAIKGVKQTRRQNSANSPSSQVLKRQPPNFISSASTQTPPSSPFYKRYQSVGSTSKVRLQKRSIIMHFRGNGGGPQHLSKTCAILQSQIVHKLAEQLLGFKKSPKNTDESQSSSVGNYAKGAATKQDHMGINNLVIVTGIHHYRRHCRPIRRQHRHRRQSVKVRIPPQTL